One region of Dokdonia sp. 4H-3-7-5 genomic DNA includes:
- the ubiE gene encoding bifunctional demethylmenaquinone methyltransferase/2-methoxy-6-polyprenyl-1,4-benzoquinol methylase UbiE, whose translation MSKKVTPYKSSEQSKKDQVEQMFDNISGEYDGLNRVISFGIDVKWRKKVVQLVADTNPASILDIATGTGDLIINMASTNASRLVGLDISEGMLSVGRKKIAAKKLDSRIEMMQADSENMPFEDSTFDAITVAFGVRNFETLEKGLAEILRVLKPGGIFVILETSVPTKTPFKQGYNFHSKVILPTVGKLFSKDKNAYGYLSESANAFPFGEKLNNILRKTGFKDVQHKPQTFGVATIYTATK comes from the coding sequence ATGTCTAAGAAAGTAACACCCTATAAGTCTTCTGAGCAATCAAAAAAAGATCAGGTCGAGCAGATGTTTGATAATATCTCTGGAGAATATGATGGACTTAATCGTGTCATCTCTTTTGGTATCGATGTAAAATGGCGTAAAAAAGTGGTGCAACTAGTTGCAGATACTAATCCAGCCTCTATTCTTGATATTGCGACAGGTACTGGAGACCTCATCATTAATATGGCTAGTACAAATGCTAGCAGACTAGTGGGACTTGATATTTCTGAAGGGATGCTCTCTGTAGGTAGAAAAAAAATAGCGGCAAAAAAACTAGATAGCCGCATCGAGATGATGCAGGCAGACAGTGAGAACATGCCTTTTGAAGATAGTACCTTTGACGCGATCACAGTCGCTTTTGGAGTGCGCAACTTTGAAACGCTAGAAAAAGGCCTTGCCGAAATTTTACGCGTACTTAAACCAGGTGGCATCTTTGTTATCTTAGAAACATCTGTCCCTACAAAAACACCATTTAAACAAGGATATAATTTTCACTCTAAAGTGATTTTACCTACCGTAGGTAAACTCTTTTCTAAAGATAAAAATGCTTATGGTTACCTAAGTGAAAGTGCAAATGCATTCCCTTTTGGAGAGAAGCTAAACAATATTTTACGCAAAACTGGGTTTAAAGACGTGCAACACAAACCCCAAACCTTTGGAGTTGCAACAATTTATACTGCTACAAAATAA
- the trkA gene encoding Trk system potassium transporter TrkA: protein MKIIIAGAGEVGFHLAKLLSYESQDITLIDTDKESLSYADTHLDIRTIKGDATSISILQDSRVDGVDLLIAVTASETTNITVCVLAKQLGAKRTIARISNTEFIDNKELAGFQKFGIDELISPESLAASEIELLLNQSGFSDSFEFDNGALTMVGTTLSRTASFVGKSVKEAAKIFPELHFMPIAIQREGTQYTLIPRGDTIFKEGDHIYFVTVKGGVEEIYKLTGKVRQHIKNVMILGGSNIGSKTAKDLCSNRFNVKLVEKNRDKAIDLADLLPKALIINGDGRNVELLDEENIHDMDAFISVTGDSETNIMSCLVAKSKGVQKTIALVENMDYFQLSQSIGIDTLINKKLLAANNIFRYIRKGEVVAMTKLNNMNAELLEFIVKNSSEVQGKRIKDIDFPRSATIAGVVRNDQGLIALGDFRIEVGDRVVVCCLPRSIKKVEEMFI, encoded by the coding sequence ATGAAAATAATCATTGCAGGAGCAGGAGAAGTAGGCTTTCACTTAGCTAAATTACTCTCTTACGAATCTCAAGATATTACGTTAATTGATACCGATAAAGAAAGTCTATCTTATGCAGATACCCATCTGGATATTAGAACGATAAAGGGTGATGCGACTTCCATATCTATATTGCAAGATTCGCGCGTAGATGGTGTAGATCTTCTTATTGCGGTAACTGCAAGTGAAACAACTAATATTACAGTATGTGTACTAGCTAAACAGCTAGGTGCAAAGCGTACTATAGCGCGTATTTCTAACACGGAGTTTATAGATAATAAAGAATTAGCCGGTTTTCAAAAGTTTGGTATCGATGAGTTGATATCACCAGAAAGTCTTGCAGCTAGTGAAATTGAGTTACTGCTCAATCAAAGTGGTTTTTCTGATAGTTTTGAGTTTGATAACGGCGCACTTACTATGGTAGGAACTACGTTATCACGCACAGCCTCTTTTGTAGGTAAAAGCGTTAAGGAAGCAGCTAAGATTTTTCCAGAATTACATTTTATGCCTATCGCAATACAGCGAGAAGGTACGCAATATACTCTCATTCCTCGTGGAGATACCATCTTCAAGGAAGGAGATCATATTTACTTTGTAACAGTAAAGGGTGGAGTAGAAGAGATATATAAACTTACAGGTAAAGTAAGACAGCATATAAAGAATGTCATGATCTTAGGTGGTAGTAACATCGGGTCAAAAACTGCCAAAGATCTCTGTAGTAACAGATTTAATGTCAAACTCGTTGAGAAAAATCGCGATAAGGCAATAGATCTTGCAGATTTACTTCCCAAAGCATTAATTATAAATGGTGATGGACGTAATGTAGAGTTGCTAGATGAAGAAAATATACATGATATGGATGCATTTATCTCTGTAACAGGGGATAGTGAAACTAATATTATGTCGTGTCTAGTTGCTAAGTCTAAAGGGGTGCAAAAAACAATTGCACTGGTAGAAAACATGGATTACTTCCAGCTCTCACAGAGTATCGGGATTGATACCTTGATTAATAAAAAATTACTTGCGGCAAATAACATTTTTAGATATATCCGTAAAGGGGAAGTAGTAGCAATGACTAAGCTCAACAATATGAATGCTGAGCTACTTGAGTTTATTGTAAAAAATTCTTCAGAGGTGCAAGGGAAGCGTATAAAGGATATTGATTTTCCTCGATCTGCTACCATAGCGGGAGTCGTGCGTAATGACCAAGGTCTTATTGCTCTAGGAGATTTTAGAATAGAAGTAGGAGATCGTGTAGTGGTGTGCTGTTTACCACGATCGATTAAGAAAGTAGAAGAAATGTTTATCTAG
- a CDS encoding TrkH family potassium uptake protein: MPKLNYKIIFHLMGVLLLINGGFMLISALVSFITKDGVMLEVSAAALITALVGTLLMFITRGHEKELKKREGYIIVTFGWLFMSLSGMLPYLFSGTIPGVANAFFETISGYTTTGATILSEIETLPKSILFWRSMTHWIGGMGIIVLAIAILPLLGIGGMQLFAAEAPGPSADKLHPRITDTAKRLWLIYVSFTVIETILLKLAGMSFFDAINHALSTLSTGGFSTKNASVAYWNDKPLIQYIIIFFMLLAGTNFVLSYFAFKGKIQKILRDEEFRLYMAFVFGFGIIASLVIYFNVDLGISSIDHPMVWGKAEASVRHALFQVLAVITTTGFITADYTMWTPFLTVIFFGLMFLGGSAGSTSGGIKVVRHLLTIRNALVEFKRTLHPNAILPVRYNTKSVDRSIIFNILAFFILYMLSWIIGASVLASMGLDFRTALGGAASALGNVGPAFGGLGPVDNYGWLPLAGKWWMAFLMLIGRLELFTVLILLTPFFWRNR, translated from the coding sequence ATGCCTAAACTTAATTACAAGATTATATTTCATTTAATGGGTGTGCTGCTGTTAATTAACGGTGGCTTTATGCTTATATCAGCGCTCGTAAGTTTTATAACGAAGGATGGTGTGATGCTAGAAGTATCTGCAGCGGCGTTAATTACGGCACTTGTGGGTACTTTGCTCATGTTTATCACTAGAGGTCACGAAAAAGAACTCAAGAAACGTGAAGGATATATCATTGTAACTTTTGGTTGGCTTTTTATGTCACTCAGCGGTATGCTACCTTATTTGTTTTCTGGCACTATACCAGGAGTTGCAAATGCTTTTTTTGAAACGATAAGCGGTTATACCACTACCGGAGCTACAATTTTAAGTGAGATAGAGACATTACCTAAGAGTATTTTGTTCTGGCGTTCTATGACGCACTGGATAGGAGGAATGGGTATTATAGTACTTGCGATAGCAATACTACCGTTGCTGGGAATAGGTGGTATGCAGCTCTTTGCAGCCGAAGCTCCTGGTCCTAGTGCAGATAAGTTGCACCCAAGAATTACAGACACTGCAAAGCGTCTTTGGTTAATTTATGTGAGTTTTACAGTAATAGAAACCATCTTGCTTAAGCTAGCAGGTATGTCATTTTTTGACGCAATTAATCATGCGTTAAGTACGCTGTCTACAGGTGGATTTTCAACCAAAAATGCAAGTGTTGCATACTGGAATGACAAGCCGCTTATCCAGTATATAATTATCTTTTTTATGCTTCTTGCAGGTACAAACTTTGTACTCAGTTACTTTGCTTTTAAAGGTAAGATTCAGAAGATATTGAGAGATGAAGAGTTTCGTCTGTACATGGCTTTTGTATTTGGATTTGGGATTATTGCTTCCCTTGTGATTTACTTCAATGTAGATTTAGGAATATCAAGTATTGATCATCCTATGGTATGGGGTAAAGCAGAGGCATCTGTACGTCACGCTTTATTTCAAGTGCTGGCAGTAATTACCACTACTGGTTTTATTACCGCAGATTATACGATGTGGACGCCATTTCTTACTGTTATCTTTTTCGGGTTAATGTTTTTAGGGGGTTCTGCGGGATCTACTTCTGGAGGTATTAAAGTGGTGAGACATTTACTTACCATACGTAATGCACTTGTAGAGTTTAAAAGAACATTGCACCCTAACGCAATACTACCTGTACGTTATAATACAAAATCTGTAGATAGATCTATTATCTTTAATATACTCGCGTTCTTTATACTCTATATGCTATCGTGGATTATAGGAGCTAGTGTGCTAGCTTCAATGGGGCTCGATTTTAGAACAGCACTTGGAGGCGCAGCCTCTGCGCTAGGAAACGTAGGTCCTGCCTTTGGAGGTCTAGGTCCAGTAGATAATTATGGATGGCTACCGCTTGCAGGAAAGTGGTGGATGGCATTTTTAATGCTTATAGGGCGTTTAGAGTTATTTACAGTACTTATTTTATTAACCCCATTTTTCTGGAGAAATAGATAA
- a CDS encoding TrmH family RNA methyltransferase yields the protein MVSKNTIKRITSLGQKKYRQRERVFVAEGIKVVHELLNSDLELVELYAEDVSSFAKALQNKNQAIVEEVSTADLKKITFLKTTQKAVATFRMPEAAQLDRSGLTLLLDDVRDPGNLGTIIRLCDWFGIKQLVCSIGTVDCYNPKVVQATMGSLTRVDVIYTNLEEYLENDSREVFGTFMDGTNIYNTSLPAEGVIIMGNEANGISRETEAVVSNRIAIPRFGDLQETESLNVATATAICLSEFKRG from the coding sequence GTGGTAAGCAAAAATACAATCAAACGAATAACGAGTTTAGGTCAAAAAAAGTACAGACAGCGTGAACGCGTTTTTGTGGCTGAGGGAATTAAGGTGGTACATGAGCTGCTCAATTCGGACTTAGAACTTGTGGAATTGTATGCAGAAGACGTTTCCTCTTTCGCGAAAGCGTTACAAAACAAAAATCAAGCGATAGTAGAAGAAGTAAGCACTGCAGACTTGAAGAAAATCACGTTCTTAAAAACTACACAAAAAGCAGTGGCAACATTTAGAATGCCAGAAGCTGCACAGCTAGATAGATCTGGGCTTACATTATTGCTAGATGATGTGCGTGATCCTGGGAATCTAGGTACAATTATACGTTTGTGCGATTGGTTTGGGATTAAACAACTCGTGTGTTCTATAGGAACCGTAGATTGTTACAATCCTAAGGTGGTTCAAGCCACTATGGGGTCTCTGACGAGAGTAGATGTTATCTATACCAACCTAGAGGAATATCTTGAAAATGATAGTCGTGAAGTCTTTGGGACCTTTATGGATGGTACAAACATTTACAATACAAGTTTGCCAGCAGAAGGTGTTATTATCATGGGGAATGAAGCAAACGGCATATCTCGAGAAACAGAGGCTGTAGTGTCTAATCGTATTGCAATACCGAGGTTTGGAGATCTACAAGAAACAGAAAGTCTTAATGTCGCGACAGCAACTGCAATCTGCTTAAGCGAATTTAAAAGAGGGTGA
- a CDS encoding porin family protein produces MRTYIAIIALVLSFSTVHGQWLSRARVQNDQNFDKKPISWGYYFGVNSMDYNFDYQTDQEDIQVERSLGFNVGIVGDLRLSEFISIRTEPGLVYTQRNLMYAPDARFDSENDLLREVPSTYIYLPLALKFNTRRLNNVRPYVQVGVAAVTNLSSNEKNPDDNFAGQFRTTSNPLFYEMAIGVELYLYYFKFIPSLKGVFAMSDELVRDNSPNSPWTGNINKMQTRGIFLNFTFQ; encoded by the coding sequence ATGCGTACATACATTGCTATAATAGCACTTGTTTTAAGCTTCTCAACGGTTCATGGTCAATGGCTCTCTAGAGCTCGAGTACAAAATGATCAAAATTTTGACAAAAAGCCAATCTCTTGGGGTTACTACTTTGGTGTCAACTCCATGGATTATAATTTTGACTACCAGACAGACCAAGAAGATATTCAAGTAGAGCGTTCTTTAGGCTTCAATGTAGGTATCGTAGGAGACCTAAGACTTTCTGAGTTTATAAGCATACGTACAGAGCCTGGACTCGTCTATACACAACGTAATTTAATGTACGCTCCAGATGCTCGTTTTGATAGTGAAAATGATCTTCTAAGAGAAGTGCCGTCTACCTATATATATTTACCACTTGCATTAAAATTTAATACTAGAAGACTTAATAATGTGCGTCCTTATGTTCAAGTAGGGGTAGCTGCGGTAACAAACCTTTCTAGTAACGAGAAAAACCCAGATGACAACTTTGCTGGCCAGTTCCGTACAACTTCAAATCCCTTGTTTTATGAGATGGCTATAGGTGTAGAGCTCTACCTCTACTACTTTAAGTTTATCCCTAGCTTAAAAGGAGTATTTGCAATGTCTGATGAGCTCGTGAGAGATAACAGCCCAAACAGCCCTTGGACCGGTAACATCAATAAAATGCAAACAAGAGGAATATTTTTAAACTTTACCTTCCAGTAG